A section of the Anaerobacillus sp. CMMVII genome encodes:
- a CDS encoding EamA family transporter, which produces MEKWSYLFIVIGASLWGTIGIFVQALYSYGLSPLQVVTVRVTFAAILLVFMLLIQNPSLLKIDKRDYKYFVGTGIFSIVFFNWCFFTAIQETSLSVAAVLLYTGPAFVTILSRFLFKEWLTKRKLFALLLTLIGCILVIGLFPLEQNQISLYGVFVGLGSGLGYALYSIFGKYALAKYSSQTVTAYTFIFASVALLPISGLWRVDNIFTTPEFWTYGISLGLFPTVLAYLLYTRGLNKVETSRASITATIEPVVATLIGIFIFGDLLTTWQLLGIFSVLLAVFFVQERTQEKKVILEKGCQAQ; this is translated from the coding sequence ATGGAAAAATGGTCATACTTATTTATTGTTATTGGGGCCTCTTTATGGGGAACCATTGGCATCTTTGTACAAGCGCTATATAGTTACGGTTTAAGTCCATTGCAAGTTGTTACCGTTAGGGTTACGTTTGCAGCAATCCTTTTGGTATTTATGTTACTCATTCAAAATCCATCATTATTAAAAATCGATAAACGAGATTATAAGTATTTTGTTGGAACAGGGATTTTTTCAATCGTTTTTTTTAATTGGTGCTTTTTTACGGCAATTCAAGAAACATCACTGTCTGTCGCAGCGGTCTTACTTTATACTGGCCCTGCTTTTGTGACCATCCTTTCAAGATTTTTATTTAAAGAATGGCTTACAAAACGAAAGCTTTTTGCACTCTTATTAACTTTAATTGGTTGTATTCTTGTCATCGGACTATTTCCTCTAGAACAAAATCAAATTAGTTTATATGGTGTGTTTGTCGGATTAGGCTCTGGACTTGGTTATGCTCTATATAGTATTTTTGGTAAGTATGCCTTGGCGAAATATAGTTCCCAGACTGTAACTGCCTACACGTTTATTTTTGCTAGTGTAGCATTATTACCTATAAGTGGCCTTTGGAGAGTCGACAACATATTCACAACTCCCGAATTTTGGACCTACGGAATAAGCCTAGGACTATTCCCTACTGTTTTAGCATACTTACTCTATACAAGAGGTTTAAACAAGGTAGAGACAAGTCGCGCATCAATTACCGCAACAATTGAACCAGTGGTTGCCACTTTAATCGGAATATTTATATTTGGCGATCTATTAACAACTTGGCAGTTACTTGGGATTTTCAGTGTTTTACTAGCTGTCTTCTTCGTTCAAGAAAGAACACAAGAAAAGAAAGTAATACTTGAAAAAGGGTGTCAAGCTCAATAA